One window of Felis catus isolate Fca126 chromosome D4, F.catus_Fca126_mat1.0, whole genome shotgun sequence genomic DNA carries:
- the TPM2 gene encoding tropomyosin beta chain isoform X3, whose product MDAIKKKMQMLKLDKENAIDRAEQAEADKKQAEDRCKQLEEEQQALQKKLKGTEDEVEKYSESVKDAQEKLEQAEKKATDAEADVASLNRRIQLVEEELDRAQERLATALQKLEEAEKAADESERGMKVIENRAMKDEEKMELQEMQLKEAKHIAEDSDRKYEEVARKLVILEGELERSEERAEVAESRARQLEEELRTMDQALKSLMASEEEYSTKEDKYEEEIKLLEEKLKEAETRAEFAERSVAKLEKTIDDLEDEVYAQKMKYKAISEELDNALNDITSL is encoded by the exons ATGGACGCGATCAAGAAGAAGATGCAGATGCTAAAGCTGGACAAGGAGAATGCCATCGACCGCGCCGAGCAGGCCGAGGCCGACAAGAAGCAGGCTGAGGACCGCTGCAAGCAG ctggaggaggagcagCAGGCCCTCCAGAAGAAgctgaaggggacagaggatgagGTGGAAAAGTATTCTGAGTCTGTGAAGGACGCCCAGGAGAAACTGGAGCAGGCTGAGAAGAAGGCCACCGAC GCTGAGGCAGATGTGGCCTCCCTGAACCGCCGCATTCAGCTGGTAGAGGAGGAGCTGGACCGGGCACAGGAGCGCCTGGCTACAGCCCTACAAAAGCTGGAAGAGGCTGAGAAGGCAGCTGATGAGAGTGAGAG aGGAATGAAGGTCATTGAAAACCGAGCCATGAAGGATGAGGAAAAGATGGAGCTGCAGGAGATGCAGCTGAAGGAGGCCAAGCACATCGCCGAGGATTCAGACCGCAAATATGAGGAG GTGGCCAGGAAGCTGGTGATCCTGGAAGGAGAGCTGGAGCGCTCAGAAGAAAGAGCCGAGGTGGCTGAGAG CCGAGCcaggcagctggaggaggagctcCGAACCATGGACCAGGCCCTCAAGTCCCTGATGGCCTCAGAGGAGGAG TATTccaccaaagaagataaatatgAAGAGGAGATCAAACTGCTGGAGGAGAAGCTAAAAGAG GCTGAGACCCGAGCAGAGTTTGCCGAGAGGTCTGTGGCAAAGTTGGAGAAGACCATCGATGACCTGGAAG acgaAGTCTATGCACAGAAGATGAAGTACAAGGCCATCAGTGAGGAGCTGGACAACGCACTCAACGACATCACCTCCCTCTGA
- the TPM2 gene encoding tropomyosin beta chain isoform X4 has product MDAIKKKMQMLKLDKENAIDRAEQAEADKKQAEDRCKQLEEEQQALQKKLKGTEDEVEKYSESVKDAQEKLEQAEKKATDAEADVASLNRRIQLVEEELDRAQERLATALQKLEEAEKAADESERGMKVIENRAMKDEEKMELQEMQLKEAKHIAEDSDRKYEEVARKLVILEGELERSEERAEVAESRARQLEEELRTMDQALKSLMASEEEYSTKEDKYEEEIKLLEEKLKEAETRAEFAERSVAKLEKTIDDLEETLASAKEENVEIHQTLDQTLLELNNL; this is encoded by the exons ATGGACGCGATCAAGAAGAAGATGCAGATGCTAAAGCTGGACAAGGAGAATGCCATCGACCGCGCCGAGCAGGCCGAGGCCGACAAGAAGCAGGCTGAGGACCGCTGCAAGCAG ctggaggaggagcagCAGGCCCTCCAGAAGAAgctgaaggggacagaggatgagGTGGAAAAGTATTCTGAGTCTGTGAAGGACGCCCAGGAGAAACTGGAGCAGGCTGAGAAGAAGGCCACCGAC GCTGAGGCAGATGTGGCCTCCCTGAACCGCCGCATTCAGCTGGTAGAGGAGGAGCTGGACCGGGCACAGGAGCGCCTGGCTACAGCCCTACAAAAGCTGGAAGAGGCTGAGAAGGCAGCTGATGAGAGTGAGAG aGGAATGAAGGTCATTGAAAACCGAGCCATGAAGGATGAGGAAAAGATGGAGCTGCAGGAGATGCAGCTGAAGGAGGCCAAGCACATCGCCGAGGATTCAGACCGCAAATATGAGGAG GTGGCCAGGAAGCTGGTGATCCTGGAAGGAGAGCTGGAGCGCTCAGAAGAAAGAGCCGAGGTGGCTGAGAG CCGAGCcaggcagctggaggaggagctcCGAACCATGGACCAGGCCCTCAAGTCCCTGATGGCCTCAGAGGAGGAG TATTccaccaaagaagataaatatgAAGAGGAGATCAAACTGCTGGAGGAGAAGCTAAAAGAG GCTGAGACCCGAGCAGAGTTTGCCGAGAGGTCTGTGGCAAAGTTGGAGAAGACCATCGATGACCTGGAAG AGACCTTGGCCAGTGCCAAGGAGGAGAACGTGGAGATTCACCAGACTCTTGACCAGACCCTGCTGGAACTCAACAACCTGTGA
- the TPM2 gene encoding tropomyosin beta chain isoform X2, with amino-acid sequence MDAIKKKMQMLKLDKENAIDRAEQAEADKKQAEDRCKQLEEEQQALQKKLKGTEDEVEKYSESVKDAQEKLEQAEKKATDAEADVASLNRRIQLVEEELDRAQERLATALQKLEEAEKAADESERGMKVIENRAMKDEEKMELQEMQLKEAKHIAEDSDRKYEEVARKLVILEGELERSEERAEVAESKCGDLEEELKIVTNNLKSLEAQADKYSTKEDKYEEEIKLLEEKLKEAETRAEFAERSVAKLEKTIDDLEETLASAKEENVEIHQTLDQTLLELNNL; translated from the exons ATGGACGCGATCAAGAAGAAGATGCAGATGCTAAAGCTGGACAAGGAGAATGCCATCGACCGCGCCGAGCAGGCCGAGGCCGACAAGAAGCAGGCTGAGGACCGCTGCAAGCAG ctggaggaggagcagCAGGCCCTCCAGAAGAAgctgaaggggacagaggatgagGTGGAAAAGTATTCTGAGTCTGTGAAGGACGCCCAGGAGAAACTGGAGCAGGCTGAGAAGAAGGCCACCGAC GCTGAGGCAGATGTGGCCTCCCTGAACCGCCGCATTCAGCTGGTAGAGGAGGAGCTGGACCGGGCACAGGAGCGCCTGGCTACAGCCCTACAAAAGCTGGAAGAGGCTGAGAAGGCAGCTGATGAGAGTGAGAG aGGAATGAAGGTCATTGAAAACCGAGCCATGAAGGATGAGGAAAAGATGGAGCTGCAGGAGATGCAGCTGAAGGAGGCCAAGCACATCGCCGAGGATTCAGACCGCAAATATGAGGAG GTGGCCAGGAAGCTGGTGATCCTGGAAGGAGAGCTGGAGCGCTCAGAAGAAAGAGCCGAGGTGGCTGAGAG TAAATGTGGGGACCTAGAGGAAGAGCTGAAAATTGTTACCAACAACTTGAAATCCCTGGAAGCCCAAGCGGACAAG TATTccaccaaagaagataaatatgAAGAGGAGATCAAACTGCTGGAGGAGAAGCTAAAAGAG GCTGAGACCCGAGCAGAGTTTGCCGAGAGGTCTGTGGCAAAGTTGGAGAAGACCATCGATGACCTGGAAG AGACCTTGGCCAGTGCCAAGGAGGAGAACGTGGAGATTCACCAGACTCTTGACCAGACCCTGCTGGAACTCAACAACCTGTGA
- the TPM2 gene encoding tropomyosin beta chain isoform X1, with product MDAIKKKMQMLKLDKENAIDRAEQAEADKKQAEDRCKQLEEEQQALQKKLKGTEDEVEKYSESVKDAQEKLEQAEKKATDAEADVASLNRRIQLVEEELDRAQERLATALQKLEEAEKAADESERGMKVIENRAMKDEEKMELQEMQLKEAKHIAEDSDRKYEEVARKLVILEGELERSEERAEVAESKCGDLEEELKIVTNNLKSLEAQADKYSTKEDKYEEEIKLLEEKLKEAETRAEFAERSVAKLEKTIDDLEDEVYAQKMKYKAISEELDNALNDITSL from the exons ATGGACGCGATCAAGAAGAAGATGCAGATGCTAAAGCTGGACAAGGAGAATGCCATCGACCGCGCCGAGCAGGCCGAGGCCGACAAGAAGCAGGCTGAGGACCGCTGCAAGCAG ctggaggaggagcagCAGGCCCTCCAGAAGAAgctgaaggggacagaggatgagGTGGAAAAGTATTCTGAGTCTGTGAAGGACGCCCAGGAGAAACTGGAGCAGGCTGAGAAGAAGGCCACCGAC GCTGAGGCAGATGTGGCCTCCCTGAACCGCCGCATTCAGCTGGTAGAGGAGGAGCTGGACCGGGCACAGGAGCGCCTGGCTACAGCCCTACAAAAGCTGGAAGAGGCTGAGAAGGCAGCTGATGAGAGTGAGAG aGGAATGAAGGTCATTGAAAACCGAGCCATGAAGGATGAGGAAAAGATGGAGCTGCAGGAGATGCAGCTGAAGGAGGCCAAGCACATCGCCGAGGATTCAGACCGCAAATATGAGGAG GTGGCCAGGAAGCTGGTGATCCTGGAAGGAGAGCTGGAGCGCTCAGAAGAAAGAGCCGAGGTGGCTGAGAG TAAATGTGGGGACCTAGAGGAAGAGCTGAAAATTGTTACCAACAACTTGAAATCCCTGGAAGCCCAAGCGGACAAG TATTccaccaaagaagataaatatgAAGAGGAGATCAAACTGCTGGAGGAGAAGCTAAAAGAG GCTGAGACCCGAGCAGAGTTTGCCGAGAGGTCTGTGGCAAAGTTGGAGAAGACCATCGATGACCTGGAAG acgaAGTCTATGCACAGAAGATGAAGTACAAGGCCATCAGTGAGGAGCTGGACAACGCACTCAACGACATCACCTCCCTCTGA